GCTAAGTAACGCATGAGTAAGGAGTGTCGGTGTCTCGGGGTTCGGGGCAAAAATTCGCAGTAATGCTCCGACATTGACGAGTATGTAGATCGCCACCGTGAGCCGATCAGCATGTCGCGGTCGTCCCGTGTGGCCGAGACTCGCTCGAGTCATCACGGCCAGGGTCATCGCCCCCATCGCTCCAGTGGTGAGAAGATGAACCGCGTTCGCGGTGGAAAATCCAATTCCTAGAATCGCCCCGCCAAGCGCGATCAAAAACAATCCCACCCATCCATAACCGATATGGAGAATCACCACGAGTGGCTCGCCCAAGGTCCGCCACCCTCCCCAGCGCAGCACGCGCACCACACTTGCTACTCCGGCGACAAGCAGCATGGTTCCTGCCCACACACTTTCCGGCTGGGCGATCCAGGCAAGCGCAGCCACGAGGACCAGCAGGATAGCCGCAGCATCCATCGGAGAAAATACTTCCGGCAGCTTTGTCATGTCCCTACCAGCCAAGAACTCCCGGGTAAAAGTGGGCGTGAGACGTCCGCCGATGATCGTCAACAGCAGCGTCATCACCGACAAGGCAAAGCGTTCGGGGAAATCAGTGGGCACACCGGGCAAAGCCGATATGTGAAAGAGAATGTTCGCACAAGCATAGAAACTGACCAGCACACCGATCGGCGCCCGGTCCCAACAGCCGGCTGCGATAATCTCCCGCCAGACGTAGGCCGCCAGCAGGACCAAGAAGGCTCCGTCGATCGCGGCGGCTGCAGGGCCCCCTGTCCACGGGAAGACCAACAGCAGTCGCCCAGCCAGCCACAGCAGGAACATGGCTAGCAAGGGGGCGCCTCTGAGCGGCATGCGATCGGTCCAATTCGGCATCGCCGTCAGCAGAAATCCTGCAATCAACGCCGGTATGAACCCGAACAGCATCTCATGGACATGCCATTCACGCGGGCGATAAAGAAATTCTACATGCACACCGCCAGCGAACAGGGTAATCCAGAAGAGGACGGTCAGACCAGCGAAGAGCGCGGCACCCAGAAAGAACGGCCGGAATCCGTACGACAAAAATGCTGGTCCCGCGTAAAGGGGAAACGATGGTTCGTCGCCCCCTTGTGTTACGACGGCTACCGGCTGAGTCACAATCTGCATTTCCTTTGGTGCCATTGTGTGATTCTCGCCGGGGGATCGGAGTCATGTCAATCCTGAGAGCTGCGTTACCAAAGCTGACACTGTCCCCGATCGTCCAGGCGCCGATCATCACATCTCCCTGCCGACACAGCTGCAGGATACCTCGATAATTCGATCAGCTTCTCAACAATAGATTCGACCGGCTACATTCATTTCAACTCCATCTCCTATTGTGTGACACCCGGTATAGCCCCGAAGGGCGTCCGGCATCCGCAGGGAAGCCCTGTCGGCATATGCGTTTCCAGTGGGCAGTTCCCATACTGAGTGGCGCAGAAGGTTGCGTTTCTACTTGAGAACGCGGGAACATTGAATGGTAGGTTTGTCTGACCTGCCCCTGTGTTTGAATTGGCTTGCCCGGAAGGGTTCTGCTTGAATGGGTCTGCCGCAATGGGCGCCACGACCTTTATCACGTCGGCAACCGCCTTGATGGACTCGTCTCTTACTTTAAAGGTGGTACACATGTTGTCGATGTCATCAACGCTGAACCCCTTCTCTTTCATTGCGATCATCTCCTGACTGTTGCAGGTGCGATGCCTCTCCACACACCCGGTCATGAGGCTTAGCAGTCCCATGGCGAACATCACGTTCGGTATGAATCTCATAAGGCACCTCCTCGTAAGACCCATTTCGATTTGTTGACCGCGCAATTGTCATAGGTCCTAGGCGCGCAGGATTTGCACTGTCTTTCGTCAGAAAACCTAAAATCCATCGCTGTCTGAAATAAAACCGCATGGGGCTTCAGCATTAGGCGACCCATAGCTTGACCAACAACCGTGCAAAGATCGTGCGGAGATTCGGGGCTCAAATATACACAATTATTCATACGCATTTCTAGCATACGTAACTTGCAGGCGAGACGGCGTGCTTCGTAATAAGATCTTAGGAAAGGTCTGATTAATTCAGGGCTTCAGACAGTGATCAGTTAAATTCCCTGTGTTTTGTCTGCTGGTTAATCGACATCGGAAATTATTCAGACCTTCCTCAGATGAACGGCTTCGAAAGGCGTTGAATCGAATATGATTCAGAGCGAATCTCTCTGGAATCAGCGGTCGTCCAGGGAGCCAACCCCAATATCCATGGAATCACGGATACTTCAGTCCAAAGAGGTTCTATGTGGAATCGACCGGCTCGGACCGTTTACGTATGAAAAACATAGCCTTTTCGAACGATGTGGCATGGTCGCATCGGACCATTCTACATTCGCAGAGACCTGTATCCTTTTGTCTCTCGGAGCGTATCGTTTGAGATACGGTCGCCAAATGGAATCCTCTGCATAGCGCCCTATAAAGGAAACCATGAAAGGGCGCTCAGATCCGGCATTGATTGCCGATAGCCCTCGTGCGCCCTCGTTGATCTCCTGGTGGCACCGGCATTGCTTAGTTACTGAGATCATCGGTTGATGAATCGCGATTCAGCGGTTCTCAACTGTTTACCGAGGAGGGATTCCGATGACCTGTACCAGATGCAGCGGGCTCATGGTCGTGGACCATTTACTGGATATGCAAGAAAGTTATCTGCCGATGTGGATGCGCGGACTACGGTGTATGACCTGCGGCAATATCGAGGATCCGGTGATCCACCATCACCGGATTATGCAGCGCACTCGGAGGGCCAACCGGCTGGCTACACGCTTGGCCTTGGCGAAAAAGGTCGTTCGGCCGGCAGCGGCGTAGTGGGATAGCAAACCTACTCATCGAGACTTGGCACAGGTGGAAATTTCTGGTGGCATTCGCGTGTAGGAGTCTTTGCACAACCAGCCGGTAGGAGCTATGGAACGGCCTCCCATTCCCGACGATGACCTGTCGCTGGATTCGAGTCGATAGCCGAAGGCAGATTGCTATTGATGTCCATTGACCACAGCCAATACCCGCCGGCCATACCGTTCTGCCTTTCTCTCGCCGATACCCGGAATCTCTAACAGGGCTGCCGCTGTCTCCGGTTTGTGACCGGCAATGGCTTTCAACGTTCGATCGTGAAAAATGAGAAACGGCGCGACACCCTCTTCCTCGGCAAGTTCAGAGCGGAGTCGTCTGAGTCGCTCAATAAGCTGTCGATCCGGTGGGGAAGCTTGAGGGATATTCACCAAGGCGGCTCGCTGACGATCCGGCTTCCTCTCCAATCTACCGGCCGGATAGTTTTCTACCTGTTCCAAGGTTAACGTGCAAAGTCCTTGCAGAACCTCTCGTCCTTTGGGCGTTACATCGATGGTGGGATACTCCGTACCTTGTACATGGAGATACCCGGAGCCGATCAGAGTCTTCACGAGCGTCGTCACTGCCACCTTGGAACGGGTACGGCAGATGCCATAAGTCGGACAGTCCTCTACGCTGTAAGCCAGCAGCGCTTTCGAACGGCTTCCACGAAGAATGTCGACGATTCGTCCGATACCTAACCGACCCCTGCACCAGGATACCGTATCAATAATCGCCTTCGCGGACAGGGCGGTCTCGTGGGAGATCATCCGGCTCGGCTGGCGCACCGGCGCAACACAACGATCACACAGGCCACAAGGCCCCAGGGCCAACTCAGCTTGATCGCTAAAGTAGTCAAGAATCGCGAGCTGGCGGCAGGTCGACGCCGATACGTACCCCAGCAATTCTTGCAGCATGGTCCTCATGCGTTCCGCACGCTCGGCGCCTTCAGAATCTTTTGAGGCCTGCGCAATGAAATATTCCTGCGTGGCCACATCACGTTCATGAAACAGCAACACACAGGCAGCGGGCTGTCCATCACGGCCGGCACGCCCTGCCTCCTGGTAATAGGCCTCCAGACTGCCCGGAATGTCGAAATGGAGGACCAGCCTGACATCCGGCTTATCGATCCCCATGCCGAAGGCATTCGTCGCCACCAGGATTCTCAACGCCCCCCGGCGGAACTTGTCATGCACCAGTCGCCGCTCTTCATCCGAGAGCCCGGCATGGTAGTAGTCGACCGACGAGTGAGATGATTCCAACCAGGCCGCCACCTCTTCCACCGTCCGGCGGGTCGCACAATAGATCAGGATCATGCCCTTCTCTGTTCCGCAAACCAAGCGCTCCACCATTCCTAATTTCTCTTGGAAGGTCTGACAATGATGGACGGACAGGGCCAGATTCGTCCGCCGAAAACCCGCGACCAATCGGAACGGATCGCGAAGCGACAACCGTTGGCACAGGTCCGTCTGCACACGGGCGGTGGCCGTAGCCGTCAAGGCCAAGCAGGGTGGATTCGTGAGATCCCGGCGCAGACGACCGATCTTGAGATAGTCTGGCCTGAAATCATGACCCCACTGGGAAATACAGTGCGCCTCATCGACCACCAGCAACGACAGCCAGAGGGAACGCAACAGTCGGAGAAACTCTTCATGCTGCATCCGTTCCGGTGCCAGATAGAGCAGCTGAACTCGCCGCTGCTGGAGATCCTGCATCACGCGGCTCTTTTCCAAACCGCTAAGGCCGGAGTGAAACGCCGCCGCTGCAATCTTCCGCTGCTTCATGGCCGTCACCTGATCTTGCATCAACGCGATCAGCGGAGAAATCACCAGGGTCAGCCCCGGCAATAGGGTCGCCGGCAATTGATAGCAAAGCGACTTCCCCTGCCCAGTCGGCATGACGGCCATTGCATCGCGCCCCGCCAACACGGCGTGAATGACGTCCTCCTGGCCCGGCCGGAACGTCGCAAACCCGAACCGGTCGTTAAGCTGTCGAATCAGATCATCCACTGGAAAGGTGAATCAGAAACAAAGCATGCAGGCCACACGCGCCTGCACATCGATCGATTATACGAAAACAGTCACCCGCAGATAGGTCGCCGGAATAGAGGTGACCTCATTGTTGATGCTCCCATTATGGCTTTCAAACAGAGTCTCGAGTTCTTTCTGCAGATCAGCCGCCCGACCGTTCTTTTCCGCAGCCTCGAACGCACTCATCGTGGGTCCGTAGTATCTTCTGAATGTGTCGACGAACGAGGATGGCGTGTCTGGATAATTGAACGTATAGGTATCTCGGACGAATGAGATCCGTTCTTGGGGAACCCCTGCGCCTGTGAATCGCTCGACCACATGGCTCTCGATGCCCCAGGTCATCGGGCTAACAAAGCCTTCCGGCGGAGGCGGCGAGTAAGTGGCGCTGATTTTTAGGATTTGGGCCACCAACGTCGGATCGTTGGGTATCCAGTTTCCCATCACCACCCGGCCTCCGGGCTTGGTCACCCTTACCATCTCCTTGGCCACATCAAACGGCTTCGGCGCAAACATGGCGCCAAAAATGCTGATGGCCAGATCAAACGTCTTATTGTTCACTTCATGTAAATCGGTTGCATCGCCTTCCTGAAACCTCAGGTTTGTGAGGCCTTCCACCCGTGCCCTCTTATTCCCCGCAGCCACCAGATTCCTGGCGATATCGACGCCTAAGACCTCCGCACCGAGTTTTGCCGCCGGGACCGCCGTCGTGCCGTCGCCGCATCCCAGATCCAGCACCTTGAGTCCTCGCGTGATTCCGAGGGCTTTGATAAGTGCTTCTCCACTCTCCCTCATACTCGCCGCGATGCGCGTAAAGTCGCCTTTTTCCCAGAGTGCCTTATTTGGATTCACGGACGTACTCCCTTGCCTACCCACAATCGTCGCAGGAATAGAGAGTAGGCAGTTCAGTGAGAGCAGTCAAGAGAGGGGAGGGGAGGGCTACGGGATGAAAACTGTCATGCCGCCAGTGAATCGGCTGTGGTGGCTTGGTTTCCCACCCTGTTCAGTCCATCGAGTCGCTGAATATCCGGTTGATAGACACTCACTTTTCGCAGGATCATGGCTCGCAACCCTTCATCATCGATATGAGAGAGCGCGTCACGTACCCCTTCGAGATCTCCGTCCTGCGCCAGATGCGCGGCGATGCCGATGAGCGGTAAGACTCCGGCATCGCCCATGGCTGTGGCAATTTCGATGGCTCCGGATCGGTCCCCGGCCTTGACGAAGACTTGAGGCAGCTCAAGGTAAAAGTGGCTGGCCAAGAGCGACGGATCAGGGCATGAGCGGATCGTGTCTGTCACGGTCTGTACATCCCCCCGCTCCGATTCGGCGAACAGCATCATCTGCCACGCCTCTCTCAGGTACCGTCTGTCAACGATGTCATTTGCAGTTTGTCGCGCTCCAGCGGTATCGCCCGTCACAGCTTGCCTGATCGCCTGGTCCTTCAACTGTTCATCCGTCGGTGTTAGGGTTGGGATCATGTCTTGGCTCCTCTCTCCACTCGGTCGGAGTAGTAAAAGGGTTGCACAGGGCCTCATTCGAAATGTAACCGTGACATCGGTTCTTGTCGATCTTTTCACCACAAATTGACAGTCTCGTCCGCCGTCCAATCAGCCTGACAACTCCGACCACACACCGTCATTTTACGTGTCGCGCGGTTTCCGAAAATGACGATATAGAATGAAAATCAATTTACTGCGAAGGAAACGTAGAGAAGATGCCGAAGGGACCTCAAAAATCACAGGCAGGCCACTGAATCATGGTTTAATAGGCTGCACGGATAGGAATCGCTCAAACACGCGAACTATCACTGCATGATTGCAAGATCTGATACGTACATTCTTAAAAGACGAACGTTCACTTCGACCCGGTGAACTTCAACTCTCACCCGATTCAACGCATCCTTTCAGGTGAACGAGCATGAGCCAAGCAGGCTATCCAAGATGGCTTAGCTGGATGGAGACAAGCGTCTTAACTCACAGGATCTCTTAATGCGTTGCGAATGTTGGAACATAAATTGATTTGTTTTCTCCCTTCGCTTGCGCATCTGAAATGTCCAGCTATACTTTCCCTGATGCATTCCACGAAATACATCATCATGCAGGATGGAAACGGGTGGCGTGGCTATCTGCAGGGTTACCCGGAGCACGAGGCCCATGGGGAGTCGTTCGAGGACTTACAGATCAAGCTGTGGCAGCTGCACCAAGATCTTATCGCCCAAGAATCAGAACAGGACCAATACGGGAGTGAAGAGTGCGACCGGCATCATAGTCACACATCCACGCGTTCCCGTCACACACCCACGAGGTCACGCACCATGTCGCGTGCCCAGATCAACCGCCGAGCCAGGGTGGAACAGCTCCTCTTCGCGATGATCAGTAATCGCTGAACGCAGCCGATCGCCGCCACGGATCATTTCATGCCTCGACACAGGAGTTCGACTCAATCAAGACCAGGCCATCCTCCCTGAACGGCCACAGACCTTGGTTTCATTAGGAATCCTTGACCCATCGACAAGGGCGTGTTGAAATGGACCTAGCACCCCTGGAGGCCGGGACGGCTCTTCGGCGGTCCAGGTCCATAGCCTA
This region of Nitrospira sp. genomic DNA includes:
- a CDS encoding ATP-dependent DNA helicase, which translates into the protein MDDLIRQLNDRFGFATFRPGQEDVIHAVLAGRDAMAVMPTGQGKSLCYQLPATLLPGLTLVISPLIALMQDQVTAMKQRKIAAAAFHSGLSGLEKSRVMQDLQQRRVQLLYLAPERMQHEEFLRLLRSLWLSLLVVDEAHCISQWGHDFRPDYLKIGRLRRDLTNPPCLALTATATARVQTDLCQRLSLRDPFRLVAGFRRTNLALSVHHCQTFQEKLGMVERLVCGTEKGMILIYCATRRTVEEVAAWLESSHSSVDYYHAGLSDEERRLVHDKFRRGALRILVATNAFGMGIDKPDVRLVLHFDIPGSLEAYYQEAGRAGRDGQPAACVLLFHERDVATQEYFIAQASKDSEGAERAERMRTMLQELLGYVSASTCRQLAILDYFSDQAELALGPCGLCDRCVAPVRQPSRMISHETALSAKAIIDTVSWCRGRLGIGRIVDILRGSRSKALLAYSVEDCPTYGICRTRSKVAVTTLVKTLIGSGYLHVQGTEYPTIDVTPKGREVLQGLCTLTLEQVENYPAGRLERKPDRQRAALVNIPQASPPDRQLIERLRRLRSELAEEEGVAPFLIFHDRTLKAIAGHKPETAAALLEIPGIGERKAERYGRRVLAVVNGHQ
- a CDS encoding NnrS family protein; translation: MAPKEMQIVTQPVAVVTQGGDEPSFPLYAGPAFLSYGFRPFFLGAALFAGLTVLFWITLFAGGVHVEFLYRPREWHVHEMLFGFIPALIAGFLLTAMPNWTDRMPLRGAPLLAMFLLWLAGRLLLVFPWTGGPAAAAIDGAFLVLLAAYVWREIIAAGCWDRAPIGVLVSFYACANILFHISALPGVPTDFPERFALSVMTLLLTIIGGRLTPTFTREFLAGRDMTKLPEVFSPMDAAAILLVLVAALAWIAQPESVWAGTMLLVAGVASVVRVLRWGGWRTLGEPLVVILHIGYGWVGLFLIALGGAILGIGFSTANAVHLLTTGAMGAMTLAVMTRASLGHTGRPRHADRLTVAIYILVNVGALLRIFAPNPETPTLLTHALLSLSALSWSGAYLLFAFHYGPFLVRPSLDE
- a CDS encoding methyltransferase domain-containing protein, with translation MNPNKALWEKGDFTRIAASMRESGEALIKALGITRGLKVLDLGCGDGTTAVPAAKLGAEVLGVDIARNLVAAGNKRARVEGLTNLRFQEGDATDLHEVNNKTFDLAISIFGAMFAPKPFDVAKEMVRVTKPGGRVVMGNWIPNDPTLVAQILKISATYSPPPPEGFVSPMTWGIESHVVERFTGAGVPQERISFVRDTYTFNYPDTPSSFVDTFRRYYGPTMSAFEAAEKNGRAADLQKELETLFESHNGSINNEVTSIPATYLRVTVFV